DNA from Acidimicrobiales bacterium:
GCCGTCGAGCGCTACGGCGGGCCGCCGCTGCGACCCGCCACCAGCCGTGCGGCACAGGGTGGCGTGCTGGTGGTGGACGACGTCATCACCACGGGCGCCACCCTCGCTACCGCAGCGCGCACACTCCGGTCAATAGGCGCAAGCAGCGTCTTTGCCGTGGCCGCGGCGCATACCCCCGCACCGACCAAGGGCCCTACCAGGGTGCGTGTATGAGGGCGTACGATCTGGCGATGGATCGGATGTGGGTCTGTGGTTGCAAGCCGATGCCAGTCGCAGGCAAAGCGGCCCACGTAAGGCAGTCCTGGATGCTTCCTCGGCTGCTGAGCACGGTGCGATTTAGAAGTAAGTCCTGACCGCAGCGCGGCCGAACGTCGGCCGGTTGCGCCAGGCGAATGTGGGGACGAAGACCAGGTCAGCCACATCCGATCCATACGACAACACCAACCGAGAGAAAGCAGGGTGCGCGTGGAAATCACCATCAGCCACCGGAACGTCGAGGTGCCCACGCCGTTACGGCAGGCGGTCGACGAAAAGGTTGGTCACCTCGATCGCTATCTCGAAGCCATCGAGCGTGCTGAAGTGCGGTTCGTCGAAGAGCCGCATCGCCGAGTCGCCGAACGCGAAGTGTGCGAGGTCACACTGGTCGGCCGGGGGAGTGGCAACGTGCTGCGCGCGCGGGCCATGGCCGCCGACGCGATGGCGGCGCTGGACACGGTGATGGACAAGTTGCAGCGGCAACTCGAGCGGCGAAAGGGGCGCCTCGTGGGGCGCAGCCACCCCCGTCGTCGCGTGATCGCCACGCAGTAACCCATTCGCAACTACTTTTAGCGGCGTGTCAGACGGATCCGCGCCGCCACCGGTGATCAGAGTGATGGTCGCCGACGACCAGGAGTTGTACCGGCGCGGCGTCGAGGTCGTGCTCTCGACCGAAGACGACATCTCGATGGTCGCAGAGGCGGCCGACGGCGCCGAGGCCGTGCAGCGCGCCGAAGAGTGCGCGCCCGACGTGATCCTCATGGATATCCGTATGCCCAAGCTCGACGGCATCGAGGCGGCCCGTCGGATCAAAGAACTCGTCCCGACGAGCAAGATCATCATGCTCACCGTCTCCGACGAGGACACGCACCTCTACGACGCCATCAAGGCGGGGGCCAACGGCTACCTGCTGAAGGACCTGGCCATCGAAGAGGTGCCGCAGTCGATCCGGCGCGTCTACGCCGGCGAGAGCCTCATCAGCCCGTCGATGGCGTCGAAGCTCCTGACCGAGTTCTCGACGCTGTCGAAGAAGGTCGAGCAGCGCCAGCAGCTGGCGACGCCGTCGCTTACGCCTCGCGAGGTCGAAGTGTTGCGCTTCGTGGCCAAGGGCATGAGCAACCGCGAGATCGCCGAGGAGCTGTACATCTCCGAGAACACGGTCAAGAACCACGTCCGCAACATCCTCGAGAAGCTGCACCTGCATTCGCGCATGGAGGCGGTCCTTTACGCCATGCGCGAGCGCATCATCGACCTGGGTGAGTAACTAGTCACTGGGCGCGAGAAACGGTGCAGCCCTGCGTTGTTTGGGCGAAAACAATCCACTCTGGGGGCATCTATGCGAAATCGGCGGTTCGTAGTCGGACTCGTGGTGACGGGTCTGCTGTTGTTGGGCGGCGCCCTCCCGGCGCAGGCCAAGAGCGTCATCGGCGTGCCCGTGCCGCCCAAACCGACGGCGGCGTCGGTCGAGAAGACCGTCAAGAGCATGATTCCGCCGAAGCCGGCGATCGTGGTGCCGTCGGCACCGAACCCCGACAACCTCCAGTTGCCCGTGCTGCCCGTCGTATTCATTCCCAACGGATTGCGCCCGGCGCTCGGTGTGCTCGGCCCGACCGGCGTCATCACCTGCCAGGCGTCGTACCTCGGCCCGCTCGGGCTGATCGTGGTGATGTCCAAGGCGATGGACACCCTCGGCCAGCACCCGTTCGTCCCGAGCCTGTTCTCGCCGCTGTTCTCGCCGGTGACCACGGTGTGTACGGCCGCGCCCTACCCGACGGTGTCGTCGTGCGGACCCGACGGCACCATCACCCACACGCTGGCGAAGCACCCCGACCTGCCGACGGTGCCCGGCGGCCTGCCCACCGTCGACCCCTTCTCCACGATCCCCGCGCCGTTCGCGTCGCTGGTGGTCGAAGTCGGTGCGGTGCAAACCGACTTGCAGCACTACGTCTACAACGACACGGTCAAGCTCACGCTGCAGAAGAAGGTCGAAAAGCAGCTCGAGTGCAAATAGCCCTGGGCTAGGACGGTCCCGGGCGGGTCACGCCCTACACTCGGCGGCAGCCATGAGTGTTCTCAGCAAGATTCTGCGCGCCGGTGAAGGCAAGAAGGTTCGGGCTCTCAACGCCCTCGTTCCCGACATCAACGCGCTCGAGCCCGAGTACGAGCGGCTGTCCGACGCCGAGCTCCAGGCCAAGACGCCCGAGTTCAAGAACCGCCTC
Protein-coding regions in this window:
- the raiA gene encoding ribosome-associated translation inhibitor RaiA gives rise to the protein MEITISHRNVEVPTPLRQAVDEKVGHLDRYLEAIERAEVRFVEEPHRRVAEREVCEVTLVGRGSGNVLRARAMAADAMAALDTVMDKLQRQLERRKGRLVGRSHPRRRVIATQ
- a CDS encoding response regulator transcription factor, with amino-acid sequence MSDGSAPPPVIRVMVADDQELYRRGVEVVLSTEDDISMVAEAADGAEAVQRAEECAPDVILMDIRMPKLDGIEAARRIKELVPTSKIIMLTVSDEDTHLYDAIKAGANGYLLKDLAIEEVPQSIRRVYAGESLISPSMASKLLTEFSTLSKKVEQRQQLATPSLTPREVEVLRFVAKGMSNREIAEELYISENTVKNHVRNILEKLHLHSRMEAVLYAMRERIIDLGE